The DNA segment CTCGGCGTGATGGAATTCCTCGGCGCGTGCCGGCACCTCCTGCCGCGAACGCCGGTACACGATATAGACCTGCCCCGGTTCCCCGCCCTCCTTTTCGGCGCGCATATGCTGAAGGCGCAGGGTGCAGCGCGCCGCATCCATGGCCACGTTGCCGGCGCCGATGACCGCTACCTTCCGGCCCACCTTGATGGGGGTATCATATTCCGGGAAGAGATACGCTTTCATCAGGTTCACCCGGGTGAGGAATTCGTTGGCGGACATGACGCCGTTCAGGTTCACGCCGGGGACATTCAGCAGGGTCGGCAGGCCGGCACCTGTGCCCAGGAACACCGCATCGTAATCGGCCAGCAGTTCATCCAGCGTGATAGTACGGCCCACCACATGGTCGGTGCGTATCTCAATGCCCAGGCATTCCATCGCATAATCAATCTCGGCATGGACGATCCACTTGGGCAGGCGAAACTCCGGGATGCCGTAGATGAGCACACCGCCGGCGGCGTGCAGGGATTCGAAGATGGTCACCTGATGACCGCGCCGGCCCAGCTCCACCGCACAGGTCAGCCCCGCCGGCCCTGAGCCTACCACCGCCACCCGCATGCCCGTGGGAGCGGCCCGCACCAGGGGACAGGTGCGGCGCGCCAGCTCGTAGTCGCCGACGAAGCGCTCCAGCCGGCCGATGGCCACCGGTGCGCCGCGTTTGGCCAGCACACAGGTCGCCTCGCACTGCACCTCCTGCGGGCACACGCGCCCGCAGATGGCCGGCAGGCTGTTGCGCTCTTTCATCGCCATCACCGCGCCGGCCATGTCCCCCTCGCGCAGGCGGCGGATGAACTGCGGGATCAGCACGCCGACCGGA comes from the Anaerolineae bacterium genome and includes:
- the gltA gene encoding NADPH-dependent glutamate synthase — its product is MAELTPKERMQIPRQEMPAQDPLERRYNFNEVALGFDFETARREAERCLQCKNPTCMDGCPVGVLIPQFIRRLREGDMAGAVMAMKERNSLPAICGRVCPQEVQCEATCVLAKRGAPVAIGRLERFVGDYELARRTCPLVRAAPTGMRVAVVGSGPAGLTCAVELGRRGHQVTIFESLHAAGGVLIYGIPEFRLPKWIVHAEIDYAMECLGIEIRTDHVVGRTITLDELLADYDAVFLGTGAGLPTLLNVPGVNLNGVMSANEFLTRVNLMKAYLFPEYDTPIKVGRKVAVIGAGNVAMDAARCTLRLQHMRAEKEGGEPGQVYIVYRRSRQEVPARAEEFHHAEEEGVIFEFLTNPVEILGDEQKRVRGLRCVRMQLGEPDASGRRRPVPIPGSEFDLEVDMVIIAVGTTPNPVVFLNTYGLERTKEGTVVADMTTLRTTKPRVWAGGDVVTGAATVVSAMGAGKVAAADMHRFLCGEFSESEWWPAEVEASTAGA